From a region of the Paramagnetospirillum magnetotacticum MS-1 genome:
- a CDS encoding metal-sulfur cluster assembly factor, producing the protein MLTEDHVREALRQVIDPDIGVNIVDLGLVEAIRIAPEGIYVDLIMTTPACPQSTYLSDESERVVRGAANGDARVSVTVLDSPFWEPARMSAAAKTIMGWPG; encoded by the coding sequence ATGCTCACCGAAGACCACGTCCGCGAAGCGCTCCGTCAGGTCATCGACCCCGATATCGGCGTCAATATCGTCGATCTGGGGCTGGTGGAGGCGATCCGCATCGCCCCCGAGGGCATCTATGTGGATCTCATCATGACCACCCCGGCCTGCCCGCAAAGCACCTATCTCAGCGATGAATCCGAACGTGTGGTGCGCGGCGCCGCCAACGGTGACGCCAGGGTCAGCGTCACGGTTCTGGACTCGCCCTTTTGGGAGCCCGCCCGCATGTCGGCCGCGGCCAAGACCATCATGGGCTGGCCGGGATGA
- a CDS encoding ATP-binding protein translates to MPVELHTSNRRIMVGLLGAMLLVLWGFVAYWSWSQRKSIIASNTVVLEQLTTAAEEQTLRLFRHAETSLMASNFWMADHPQTDPGDSPSFIALVDRLRQMSDGMLDIRMVTSGGGLHYIPRRGPKPLANVADRDYVRAQAQMQTRGFFIGNPVVSRVTGKWGIPVSIPVDKSGGDVSILFAAIELDRIAKTFEAERIKPLGSIAILRADGTFLFRVPIEDHVIGINIADTPSFKENYALSTKGVFISSSQFIDGKERMVSYQRLRDYPLIVIVTAGIDDLLTPWRRETATLVSIAGLVSLAIILLSLILIRAMKAEEKAQKDIEQARREAELILSTAGEGICGTDTGGRITFMNPAARIMLGWEHEDPIGQDLHANNHHTHSDGSPYAAEDCPVGRTLDDGETREALGETFWRTNGPSFPVDFIVTAIRENGKIKGAVLVFRDISERLASEQALTAQATELSRSNADLEQFAYVASHDLREPLRQVASFVSLLERRYAPTLDDDARDYIAYAREGAKRMDRLIIDLLEFSRIGHRSLPVEKVDLAGVIDEAVANLNTVIVESGAQVNRTPDLPVLPVIRDDMVRLFQNLIGNAVKYRHPERTPIVRISAKEGADGWIVSITDNGLGIDPQFSERIFGIFQRLHTRDKFEGTGIGLAIAKKIVERAGGKIWVEPAEGGGSIFQVQLPA, encoded by the coding sequence GTGCCGGTCGAACTCCACACATCGAACCGCCGCATCATGGTTGGATTGCTGGGAGCCATGCTCCTGGTGCTGTGGGGCTTTGTCGCTTATTGGTCCTGGTCCCAGCGCAAGAGCATCATCGCGTCCAACACCGTCGTCCTCGAGCAATTGACCACGGCCGCCGAGGAACAGACCCTGCGCCTGTTCCGCCATGCCGAAACCTCGCTGATGGCCAGCAATTTCTGGATGGCGGACCATCCCCAGACCGATCCGGGCGACAGCCCGTCCTTCATCGCCCTAGTGGACCGTCTGCGCCAGATGTCGGACGGCATGCTCGATATCCGCATGGTGACAAGCGGCGGCGGCCTGCACTACATCCCCCGGCGCGGCCCCAAGCCCCTGGCCAATGTCGCCGACCGCGACTATGTCAGAGCCCAGGCCCAGATGCAGACGCGGGGCTTTTTCATCGGCAATCCGGTGGTCAGCCGGGTCACCGGAAAGTGGGGTATTCCGGTCTCCATTCCGGTGGACAAGAGCGGCGGCGACGTCTCGATTCTGTTTGCCGCCATCGAACTGGACCGTATCGCCAAAACCTTCGAGGCCGAGCGCATCAAGCCGCTGGGCTCCATCGCCATTCTCAGGGCCGACGGCACCTTCTTGTTCCGCGTTCCCATCGAGGACCATGTGATCGGTATCAACATCGCCGACACCCCGTCCTTCAAGGAGAACTACGCCCTGTCGACCAAGGGCGTGTTCATATCGTCCAGCCAGTTCATCGACGGCAAGGAACGGATGGTCTCCTACCAGCGGCTGCGCGACTATCCCCTGATCGTCATCGTCACCGCCGGTATCGACGACCTGCTGACTCCTTGGCGCCGCGAGACGGCCACCTTGGTGAGCATCGCAGGACTGGTCAGTCTGGCCATAATCCTGCTCAGCCTGATCTTGATCCGCGCCATGAAGGCCGAGGAAAAGGCCCAAAAGGACATCGAACAGGCCAGACGTGAGGCCGAACTGATCCTCAGCACCGCGGGCGAGGGCATCTGCGGAACCGATACGGGCGGGCGGATCACCTTCATGAATCCGGCAGCCCGCATCATGCTCGGCTGGGAGCATGAGGACCCCATCGGCCAGGATCTGCATGCCAACAATCATCATACCCATTCCGATGGCAGCCCCTATGCCGCCGAGGACTGCCCCGTGGGCCGCACGCTCGACGACGGCGAAACCCGCGAGGCCCTGGGCGAGACGTTCTGGCGGACCAACGGGCCCAGCTTTCCTGTGGACTTCATCGTTACCGCCATCCGCGAGAACGGAAAGATCAAGGGTGCCGTTCTGGTGTTTCGCGACATCAGCGAACGCCTGGCTTCGGAACAGGCCCTGACGGCGCAGGCCACCGAACTGTCGCGCTCCAATGCCGACCTGGAACAGTTCGCCTATGTGGCCAGCCACGACCTGCGCGAGCCGTTGCGTCAGGTGGCCAGTTTCGTCTCCCTGCTGGAGCGGCGTTATGCCCCCACCTTGGACGACGATGCGCGCGACTACATCGCCTATGCCCGCGAAGGCGCCAAGCGCATGGACCGGCTGATCATCGACCTGCTGGAATTCTCGCGCATCGGCCACCGCTCCTTGCCGGTGGAAAAGGTCGATCTGGCAGGTGTCATTGATGAGGCCGTCGCCAATCTGAACACGGTCATCGTCGAATCCGGCGCCCAGGTGAACCGCACCCCCGACTTGCCGGTTCTGCCCGTGATCCGGGACGACATGGTCCGCCTGTTCCAGAACCTGATCGGCAATGCCGTCAAATACCGCCACCCCGAACGGACCCCCATCGTCCGTATCTCGGCGAAGGAAGGGGCGGACGGGTGGATCGTCTCCATCACCGATAACGGCCTGGGCATCGATCCGCAGTTTTCCGAGCGCATCTTCGGTATCTTCCAGCGCCTGCACACCCGCGACAAATTCGAGGGCACGGGAATCGGACTGGCCATCGCCAAGAAGATCGTCGAGCGGGCTGGCGGCAAGATCTGGGTGGAACCCGCTGAAGGCGGCGGGAGCATCTTTCAGGTTCAACTGCCAGCTTGA
- a CDS encoding dihydroorotase, with amino-acid sequence MAQSFDLILRNGTVVTPNGTGRADIAVSDGRIRALGDLLGASAADEVDLRGLTVLPGVIDTQVHFREPGLEHKEDLESGTRAAAQGGVVAIFEMPNTKPSTTTADAILDKLARAKGRAWVDHAFFIGAASDNVDHLAQWERIPGCAGIKVFMGSSTGNLLVADDETLGRVLAQGFRRVAVHCEDEGRLIERKHVAEEGAHPRVHHLWRDEETALMASKRLIALAETARRRVHVLHVTTAEEMEFLAGHKDVATVETTPQHLTLAAPECYERLGTYAQMNPPIRGTRHRDALWKAIADGTVDVLGSDHAPHTREEKDKPYPQSPSGMTGVQTLVPLMLDHVNQGRLSLERLVDLTSAGPARIYNIAGKGRIAVGYDADFTIVDMKAERIITNDWIESRCGWTPFDGRKVTGWPVATIVRGSTVMRDGQLLGQASGEPVRFQECP; translated from the coding sequence ATGGCCCAGTCCTTCGACCTGATCCTGCGCAATGGCACGGTGGTGACGCCCAACGGCACCGGACGCGCCGATATCGCGGTCAGTGACGGCCGCATCCGGGCTTTGGGCGATCTGCTGGGCGCTTCGGCCGCCGACGAGGTGGATCTGCGCGGGCTGACCGTGCTGCCCGGCGTCATCGACACCCAGGTGCATTTCCGCGAGCCGGGCCTCGAGCATAAGGAAGACCTGGAAAGCGGCACGCGCGCCGCCGCCCAGGGCGGCGTGGTCGCCATCTTCGAGATGCCCAACACCAAGCCCTCCACCACCACCGCCGACGCTATTCTAGACAAGCTGGCCCGCGCGAAGGGCCGCGCCTGGGTGGATCACGCCTTCTTCATCGGCGCGGCGTCGGACAATGTGGACCATCTGGCCCAGTGGGAGCGCATTCCCGGCTGTGCCGGCATCAAGGTGTTCATGGGGTCTTCCACTGGCAACCTTTTGGTGGCCGACGACGAGACTCTGGGCAGGGTCCTGGCCCAGGGCTTTCGCCGCGTCGCCGTCCATTGCGAGGATGAGGGCCGCCTGATCGAGCGCAAACATGTGGCCGAGGAAGGGGCGCATCCCCGCGTCCACCACCTGTGGCGCGACGAGGAAACCGCCCTGATGGCCAGCAAGCGCCTGATCGCCCTGGCCGAGACGGCACGGCGCCGCGTCCATGTGCTGCACGTCACCACCGCCGAGGAAATGGAGTTCCTGGCCGGTCACAAGGATGTGGCCACGGTGGAGACCACGCCCCAGCACCTGACCCTGGCCGCCCCGGAATGCTATGAGCGGCTGGGCACCTATGCCCAGATGAATCCGCCCATTCGCGGCACCCGCCACCGCGACGCCCTTTGGAAGGCCATCGCCGACGGAACCGTGGACGTGCTGGGCTCGGACCATGCGCCCCATACCCGCGAGGAGAAGGACAAGCCCTATCCCCAAAGTCCGTCGGGCATGACCGGGGTCCAGACCCTGGTCCCTCTCATGCTCGACCACGTCAACCAGGGCCGCCTCAGCCTGGAGCGGCTGGTGGACCTGACCAGCGCGGGTCCCGCCCGCATCTACAATATCGCGGGCAAGGGGCGCATCGCGGTGGGCTATGACGCCGACTTCACCATCGTGGACATGAAGGCCGAGCGCATCATCACCAACGACTGGATCGAAAGCCGCTGCGGCTGGACCCCCTTCGACGGGCGCAAGGTCACGGGCTGGCCGGTGGCCACCATCGTGCGCGGAAGCACCGTCATGCGCGATGGCCAACTGTTGGGCCAGGCCTCGGGCGAGCCGGTTCGCTTTCAGGAGTGCCCATAG
- the asnB gene encoding asparagine synthase (glutamine-hydrolyzing): MCGIAGLMTPGGPPDETVLDKLADALAHRGPDGRGRHVQGNVGLVQNRLSIIDLEGGRQPILDGQGNAIVANGEVYNYLELKSDMAGQAFATGSDCEPPLHLYRHQGPAFARSLRGMYALAIHDGKAEKLILCRDPFGIKPLYLAEGSPGLAFASEPQALLAAGLVKPELDPVALAELLQLQFTTGTRTIFKGIRRLAPGETVVAEEGCVAESRRLPALPAGGPNEGGLDQLLDQLDDTLTESVELHQRSDVPYGMFLSGGIDSSVVLALMARLNPRGILAFTAGFPGTKVHDEREHARDLARAVGARHVEVEFTQSDFWALLPQVAAAMDDPAADYACLPTFKLAQEARKEVKVILSGEGGDELFGGYGRYRHAMRPWPLTKSMRRKGTFDGLDVLRDGILSHWRHGMKLAERVEAMPGRTRLQVAQAVDCADWLPNDLLAKADRCLMANGIEGRVPFLDPVVAAFAFRLPDHLKVRKGLGKWILRRWLETALPASRPFEKKRGFTVPVAEWIAARPEIGHLVAHQPGIEEICHPGKVKRLFKDCTKDTGFACWTLLFYALWHQRHVLGKIPDGDAFSALAERI, encoded by the coding sequence ATGTGCGGCATCGCCGGACTCATGACCCCAGGCGGCCCGCCCGATGAAACAGTGTTGGACAAGCTGGCCGATGCCCTGGCCCATCGCGGCCCCGACGGGCGCGGCCGCCATGTGCAGGGCAATGTGGGCCTGGTGCAGAACCGTCTGTCCATCATCGATCTGGAAGGGGGCCGTCAGCCCATCCTGGACGGTCAGGGCAACGCCATCGTCGCCAATGGCGAGGTCTACAACTACCTGGAACTGAAGTCTGACATGGCGGGCCAAGCCTTCGCCACGGGATCGGACTGCGAGCCGCCGCTGCATCTTTACCGCCACCAGGGCCCGGCCTTCGCTCGAAGCCTGCGCGGCATGTACGCCCTGGCCATTCACGACGGCAAGGCGGAGAAGCTGATCCTTTGCCGCGACCCGTTCGGCATCAAGCCGCTATATCTGGCCGAAGGCAGTCCCGGTCTGGCCTTCGCCTCCGAGCCCCAGGCCCTGCTGGCCGCCGGACTGGTCAAGCCGGAGTTGGACCCCGTCGCCCTGGCCGAATTGCTGCAATTGCAGTTCACCACCGGGACCCGGACCATCTTCAAGGGCATCCGCCGTCTTGCCCCCGGCGAGACCGTGGTGGCCGAGGAAGGCTGCGTCGCCGAAAGCCGCCGCCTGCCCGCCCTGCCCGCTGGCGGGCCCAACGAGGGCGGCCTGGACCAGTTGCTGGACCAGTTGGACGACACGCTGACCGAATCGGTGGAACTGCACCAACGCTCGGACGTGCCCTATGGCATGTTCCTGTCGGGCGGCATCGATTCCTCGGTGGTTCTGGCCCTGATGGCGAGGCTGAACCCCAGGGGCATACTGGCCTTCACCGCTGGCTTCCCCGGCACCAAGGTGCACGACGAGCGCGAGCATGCCCGCGATCTGGCCCGTGCCGTGGGCGCGCGGCATGTGGAGGTGGAGTTCACGCAAAGCGACTTCTGGGCTTTGCTGCCCCAGGTCGCCGCCGCCATGGACGACCCGGCCGCCGATTATGCCTGCCTGCCCACCTTCAAGCTGGCCCAAGAGGCGAGAAAGGAGGTCAAGGTCATCTTGTCGGGCGAGGGCGGCGACGAGTTGTTCGGCGGCTATGGCCGTTACCGCCACGCCATGCGCCCCTGGCCGCTGACCAAATCCATGCGCAGGAAGGGCACCTTCGACGGGCTGGATGTGCTGAGAGACGGCATCCTCAGCCACTGGCGCCACGGCATGAAGCTGGCCGAGCGGGTCGAGGCCATGCCCGGTCGCACCCGCCTGCAGGTGGCCCAGGCGGTGGATTGCGCCGACTGGCTACCCAACGACTTGCTCGCCAAGGCCGACCGTTGCCTGATGGCCAACGGCATCGAGGGCCGGGTGCCCTTCCTTGATCCCGTCGTCGCCGCCTTCGCCTTCCGCCTGCCCGACCATCTCAAGGTCCGCAAAGGCTTGGGCAAGTGGATCTTGCGCCGCTGGCTGGAAACCGCGCTGCCCGCCTCGCGGCCCTTCGAGAAGAAGCGCGGCTTCACCGTGCCGGTCGCCGAGTGGATCGCGGCACGCCCCGAGATCGGGCACTTGGTGGCTCATCAGCCCGGAATCGAGGAGATCTGCCATCCCGGCAAGGTGAAGCGCCTGTTCAAGGATTGCACCAAGGACACCGGTTTCGCCTGTTGGACCCTGCTGTTCTACGCCCTGTGGCATCAAAGGCATGTGCTGGGCAAGATTCCCGACGGAGATGCCTTTTCCGCTTTGGCGGAGCGGATATAA
- a CDS encoding glycosyltransferase translates to MTRLLQAMAGAPHGGAEAFFERLAPALGRAGITQRVLIRDNPKRAALLRGQGVDVVEAPFGGALDLVTHWRFRREVKAFKPDIVLTWMNRASRFVPKGPHVTVGRLGGYYDLKYYRQCDHLIGNTPDIRDWIIAQGRPSGQVHYVPNFVADSQGVPPLSRAGLDTPPGAKLIVAMGRLHPNKAFDVLLKAVEQVHDCYLWIAGEGPQRAELEALAAHLSVRPRVRFLGWRDDVAALYATGDLFVCPSRHEPLGNVVIEAWAAARPVIAAASQGPKQLITEGVDGLLVPVDDDQALAQAIRRLLTEPDTASTLAQGGRSAYERQFTEAAVVARYLDFFEKVKR, encoded by the coding sequence ATGACCCGGCTGCTCCAGGCCATGGCCGGAGCCCCCCATGGCGGGGCGGAGGCCTTTTTCGAGCGCCTGGCTCCGGCTCTGGGGCGGGCTGGCATCACCCAGCGCGTGCTGATCCGCGACAATCCAAAGCGCGCCGCCCTGCTGCGCGGCCAGGGCGTCGATGTGGTGGAAGCGCCGTTCGGCGGAGCCCTCGACCTCGTCACCCATTGGCGCTTTCGCCGCGAGGTCAAGGCGTTCAAGCCTGACATCGTACTGACCTGGATGAACCGGGCGTCGCGCTTTGTCCCTAAGGGCCCCCATGTGACGGTGGGCCGCCTGGGCGGCTATTACGATCTCAAATATTACCGCCAGTGCGACCACCTGATCGGCAACACGCCTGATATCCGCGACTGGATCATCGCCCAGGGTCGACCGAGTGGTCAGGTTCATTACGTTCCCAATTTCGTGGCCGACAGCCAAGGCGTCCCGCCGCTGTCGCGCGCCGGCCTCGACACACCGCCCGGCGCAAAGCTGATCGTCGCCATGGGCCGCCTGCATCCCAACAAGGCCTTCGACGTTCTGCTGAAGGCGGTGGAGCAGGTGCACGACTGCTATCTGTGGATCGCCGGAGAAGGCCCCCAGCGCGCCGAACTGGAAGCCCTGGCCGCCCATCTGTCGGTCAGGCCCAGGGTGCGCTTTCTCGGCTGGCGCGACGATGTGGCGGCGCTTTACGCCACCGGCGACCTGTTCGTCTGCCCGTCCCGCCACGAGCCTCTGGGCAATGTGGTGATCGAAGCCTGGGCCGCCGCGCGCCCCGTCATCGCCGCCGCGTCGCAAGGGCCAAAGCAACTGATCACCGAGGGCGTCGATGGCCTGCTGGTGCCCGTGGATGACGATCAGGCACTGGCCCAGGCCATCCGCCGCCTGCTGACCGAGCCCGACACCGCCAGCACCCTGGCCCAAGGGGGCCGAAGCGCCTATGAACGCCAGTTCACCGAAGCCGCCGTGGTGGCGCGCTATCTGGACTTCTTCGAGAAGGTGAAGCGCTGA
- a CDS encoding glycosyltransferase: MHITLVDDSIPFDGYSASSRPLGGAEKAFASLPGALARLGHTVQVFNRCRWGMYIESAQWETFEGKKPLRTDVLIAFRKPALLEFVRHAGKRVFWHTGPGRLLDRPATRAMIDTHKPLLLLVAEAQARDFQAKGLAAGLLPMAVRSDYLGAEPRPQEPPRAVVTTHPAHGLDWLVDLWIGKIRPKAPDAELHIHSMMLASAMDGAEIDEALRPLAAKVKAAARHGVVVCRPQGDHLMAEALREARVHLYPGHADDMGCFTLMESQAAGCPAVIRPLGAAPERIKDGITGYASPDDDAFANLAAMLLTDRSVQQTMSAEARTAWKGRTWDGAAATLEGWLK; encoded by the coding sequence ATGCATATCACCCTCGTGGACGATTCCATTCCCTTCGACGGCTATTCCGCCTCGTCGCGCCCCTTGGGCGGGGCGGAGAAGGCTTTTGCCTCGCTGCCCGGCGCCCTGGCGCGGCTGGGCCATACGGTGCAGGTGTTCAACCGCTGCCGCTGGGGCATGTATATCGAAAGCGCCCAGTGGGAGACCTTCGAGGGCAAAAAGCCGCTGCGCACCGATGTGCTGATCGCGTTCCGCAAACCCGCCTTGCTGGAATTCGTCCGCCATGCGGGCAAGCGGGTATTCTGGCACACCGGGCCGGGGCGTCTGCTGGACCGCCCGGCGACGCGGGCCATGATCGACACCCATAAGCCGCTGCTGCTGCTGGTGGCCGAGGCCCAGGCCCGCGATTTCCAGGCCAAGGGACTGGCCGCTGGCTTGCTGCCCATGGCGGTGCGCTCGGACTATCTTGGCGCGGAGCCCAGGCCCCAGGAGCCGCCGCGCGCCGTGGTCACCACCCATCCCGCCCACGGCCTGGACTGGCTGGTGGATCTGTGGATCGGCAAGATCAGGCCCAAGGCCCCCGATGCGGAACTGCACATCCATTCCATGATGCTGGCCTCGGCCATGGACGGGGCCGAGATCGACGAGGCGCTGCGCCCCCTGGCCGCCAAGGTCAAGGCCGCCGCCCGCCATGGCGTGGTGGTCTGCCGTCCCCAGGGGGACCATCTGATGGCCGAGGCGTTGCGCGAAGCCCGCGTCCACCTCTATCCCGGCCATGCCGATGACATGGGCTGCTTTACCCTGATGGAAAGTCAGGCGGCGGGCTGCCCGGCGGTGATCCGCCCCTTGGGCGCCGCCCCCGAGCGCATCAAGGATGGGATCACCGGCTATGCGTCCCCCGATGACGACGCCTTCGCCAATCTGGCCGCCATGCTGTTAACCGACCGGTCGGTACAACAAACCATGAGCGCCGAAGCCCGCACCGCCTGGAAGGGCCGGACCTGGGACGGCGCCGCCGCCACGCTGGAAGGCTGGTTGAAATGA
- the ygfZ gene encoding CAF17-like 4Fe-4S cluster assembly/insertion protein YgfZ, with translation MSDKVFVHLEQRAVLEVGGEDRRAFLQGLVSNDMNKVAGDRAVFTGLLTPQGKFLYDLFVVELGDVFLIEAEAARLEDLRKKLSMYKLRSKVTIAVASNMAVFGLMGEGVAAAFDLEPQAGAATEFAGGSVFVDPRLAEGGLRALLPVDGGPRVLEANDFKPAPFHSWDEARIRLGLPDGSRDLEVDKALLLENGFEELNGVDFNKGCYMGQELTARTKYRGLVKKRLMPVEVNGPMPAPGTVIHLGEAEAGEMRSACGHAGLALIRLDQWRASGGMGFTVGTARLDAAKPKWAVFPESE, from the coding sequence ATGAGCGACAAGGTCTTTGTGCATCTGGAACAGCGTGCCGTGCTGGAAGTGGGGGGCGAGGACCGCCGCGCCTTCCTTCAAGGCCTGGTCTCCAACGACATGAACAAGGTGGCCGGGGATCGGGCGGTGTTCACTGGCCTGCTCACCCCCCAGGGCAAGTTCCTCTACGATCTGTTCGTGGTCGAATTGGGCGATGTCTTCCTGATCGAGGCGGAGGCGGCGCGCCTGGAGGATCTGCGCAAGAAGCTGTCCATGTACAAGCTGCGCTCAAAGGTGACCATCGCCGTGGCCTCCAATATGGCGGTGTTCGGCCTGATGGGCGAAGGCGTCGCGGCTGCTTTCGACCTGGAGCCGCAAGCCGGAGCCGCCACGGAATTCGCGGGCGGCAGCGTCTTCGTCGATCCCCGTCTGGCCGAAGGGGGCCTGCGTGCCCTGCTGCCCGTCGATGGCGGCCCCCGCGTTCTCGAAGCCAACGACTTCAAGCCCGCGCCCTTCCATTCCTGGGACGAGGCCCGCATCCGCCTGGGCCTGCCCGACGGTTCGCGCGATCTGGAGGTGGACAAGGCTCTGCTGCTGGAAAACGGCTTCGAGGAGCTGAACGGCGTCGACTTCAACAAGGGCTGCTATATGGGCCAGGAACTGACGGCGCGCACCAAGTATCGCGGGCTGGTCAAGAAGCGCCTGATGCCGGTGGAGGTCAACGGACCCATGCCAGCGCCGGGAACGGTCATCCATCTGGGGGAAGCCGAGGCGGGCGAGATGCGCTCGGCCTGCGGTCATGCGGGTCTGGCCCTGATCCGGCTGGACCAGTGGCGCGCCTCGGGGGGCATGGGGTTCACCGTCGGCACGGCACGTCTGGACGCCGCAAAGCCCAAATGGGCGGTGTTTCCCGAAAGTGAGTGA
- a CDS encoding propionate catabolism protein, translating into MSELVQDLSRRVTPLTVSADIAEAVRLYQALGFEVVDSGNPGWVGLRAGHSHQILASKAFMERRFSPWTVAVLLDHTTPYIYVSSLDEAKARLSDSAAIVEQSAVVDGSREAVIDADGLYLVLAEKVEGGE; encoded by the coding sequence GTGAGTGAGCTGGTGCAGGATCTGTCACGCCGGGTGACGCCGCTGACCGTCTCGGCCGATATCGCCGAGGCGGTCCGGCTGTATCAGGCCCTGGGCTTCGAGGTGGTCGATAGCGGGAATCCGGGCTGGGTCGGATTGCGGGCCGGACACAGCCACCAGATCCTGGCTTCCAAGGCTTTCATGGAACGCCGGTTCAGCCCCTGGACCGTGGCCGTGCTGCTGGATCACACCACGCCCTATATCTATGTGTCATCCCTGGACGAGGCCAAGGCGCGGCTGTCGGATTCTGCCGCCATCGTCGAGCAATCGGCGGTGGTCGATGGCAGCCGCGAAGCGGTGATCGACGCCGACGGCCTGTATCTGGTGCTGGCGGAAAAGGTCGAGGGAGGCGAGTAA